The Impatiens glandulifera chromosome 3, dImpGla2.1, whole genome shotgun sequence genome contains a region encoding:
- the LOC124931943 gene encoding tRNA-dihydrouridine(47) synthase [NAD(P)(+)]-like: protein MDDSHKEVVVVVETETVSQAMPERTPEELVAKAIAPVKKDFIRPPPIRNKDTDTDNVNDLDTKPSAPSKIIIEKKSKRQLKRERNQEKASTKKLCPEVARTGDVNLCPYKDNCRHSHDIEAFKSQKLADIDGDCPFLADEKACPYGLGCRFSGTHKYVFSADEVRQKERSETNTLSKEVQRLLWKNKMEFPKADAQLTMLGLMGNKNSISKLLPHAEEDSKGKPNGSAADIPLEENDESVEGELRPVKKVKASDENDENVTMNDVEKCQPQSDEGTTAERDSCLKLHPREKKLIDFRDKLYLAPLTTVGNLPFRRICKVLGADVTCGEMAMCTNLLQGQASEWALLRRHSSEDLFGVQICGSHPDTVARTVELIDQECEVDFIDINMGCPIDIVVDKGAGSSLLTKPMRMKNIIQTTSSIVDKPIVVKVRTGYLEGRNRIDSLIADIGQWGASALTIHGRSRQQRYSKLADWEYIYTCTRKAPDSLQVLGNGDIFSYVDYNIHKSDCPELSTCMIARGALIKPWIFTEIKEQRHWDISSSERLDIFKSYVRFGLQHWGSDTKGVETTRHFLLEWLSYTHRYIPVGLLDVIPQKLNWRPPSYFGRDDLETLMASDSAADWVRISEMLLGKVPDGFTFAPKHKSNAYDRAENG from the exons ATGGACGATTCTCATAAGGAAGTCGTCGTCGTCGTTGAGACCGAAACTGTTTCACAAGCGATGCCTGAACGGACACCAGAAGAGCTTGTAGCAAAAGCCATTGCTCCAGTTAAGAAAGACTTCATTCGCCCTCCGCCTATTCGAAACAAGGATACCGATACCGATAACGTCAATGATCTTGATACTAAGCCTTCCGCCCCTTCAAAAATTATCATCGAGAAAAAATCCAAAAGGCAACTTAAGAGAGAACGCAACCAG GAAAAGGCATCTACAAAAAAGCTTTGTCCTGAGGTGGCAAGAACTGGAGATGTTAATTTGTGCCCTTATAAGGATAATTGTCGCCACAGCCATGATATTGAAGCATTTAAGTCTCAGAAACTAGCTGATATAGATGGAGATTGTCCTTTCCTGGCTGATGAAAAGGCATGTCCTTATGGATTGGGTTGTAGGTTTTCGGGTActcataaatatgttttttcgGCTGATGAGGTCAGGCAAAAGGAGAGGTCTGAAACGAATACATTGAGTAAAGAGGTTCAAAGGCTTCTATGGAAAAACAAGATGGAGTTCCCTAAGGCTGATGCTCAACTTACAATGCTTGGTCTTATG GGAAACAAAAATTCAATAAGCAAATTGCTTCCACATGCGGAAGAAGATAGTAAAGGGAAACCTAATGGTTCTGCAGCTGATATACCTCTCGAAGAGAATGATGAATCAGTTGAAGGAGAACTCAGACCCGTGAAGAAAGTTAAAGCTTCAGATGAAAATG ATGAAAATGTCACAATGAATGACGTTGAGAAGTGCCAACCACAAAGTGATGAGGGGACTACTGCTGAAAGAGACAGTTGCTTAAAACTGCATCCACGTGAGAAGAAACTCATCGACTTTAGAGACAAGCTGTACCTTGCGCCTCTAACAACTGTTGGAAATCTTCCTTTCAGAAGGATTTGCAAGGTGTTAGGTGCCGATGTAACATGTGGAGAGATGGCGATGTGCACTAATCTATTGCAG GGCCAGGCTTCAGAATGGGCTCTATTGAGACGTCATTCTTCTGAAGATTTATTTGGAGTTCAGATATGTGGTTCACATCCTGACACAGTTGCTAGAACAGTTGAACTTATAGATCAAGAATGTGAAGTGGACTTTATTGACATCAATATGGGTTGCCCTATTGATATTGTTGTCGATAAGGGTGCAGGTTCATCTCTGCTTACAAAACCAATGAGGATGAAGAACATTATACAAACAACTTCTTCAATAGTGGATAAACCCATAGTTGTTAAG GTGAGAACAGGTTATCTGGAGGGAAGAAATCGAATTGACTCACTAATTGCAGATATCGGACAGTGGGGTGCTAGTGCATTAACAATTCATGGAAGATCAAGACAGCAACGTTATAGCAAACTAGCTGATTGGGAATATATCTATACGTGCACAAGGAAGGCACCCGATTCTTTGCAAGTACTTGGTAATGGTGATATTTTTTCATATGTTGACTACAATATTCACAAGTCAGATTGCCCTGAGCTTTCTACATGCATGATTGCTCGAGGAGCTTTGATTAAG CCTTGGATATTCACTGAAATCAAGGAACAAAGACACTGGGATATAAGTTCTTCAGAACGGCTcgatatttttaaaagttatgtTCGTTTCGGGCTTCAACATTGGGGGTCCGACACTAAAG GAGTGGAGACAACAAGACACTTTTTACTGGAGTGGCTTAGTTATACTCACAGATATATACCTGTTGGACTTTTGGATGTCATACCACAAAAACTTAACTGGAGGCCACCATCATACTTTGGTCGTGATGATCTTGAGACTCTCATGGCCTCTGATTCCGCCGCTGACTGG GTGAGGATCTCGGAGATGTTACTTGGTAAGGTTCCTGATGGTTTTACATTTGCTCCCAAACATAAATCTAATGCTTATGATCGCGCAGAAAATggctaa
- the LOC124931876 gene encoding protein BASIC PENTACYSTEINE4-like: MDNNGQRENGMYRMDYYKGMHVQQWNMMPQFQAKEQNALVMNKKIMQILSEKDSAIEELNRAISEKNSALDERNEAIKQRDSAVATRDSAIRERDSAMAALRFHESTLGNGNPRGTKRAHPMSEVSYRNATKHPKKEEEDKEKTILSKSTSSKKVKKVGEDLNSKAELDGQDLGLIHEVSFDESTMPSPVCSCTGIPRQCYKGGNGGWQSACCTTHMSVYPLPQRPNRRHARVGGRKMSRSVFNRLLSRLSAEGQDLSLAVDLKDYWAKHGHAVNIYR, from the exons ATGGACAACAATGGACAACGTGAGAATGGCATGTATAGAATGGACTACTACAAAGGGATGCACGTTCAG CAATGGAATATGATGCCTCAGTTTCAGGCGAAGGAGCAAAATGCTCTCGTGATGAACAAAAAGATCATGCAAATCCTTTCCGAGAAGGATTCTGCCATCGAAGAACTAAACCGAGCGATTTCGGAAAAGAACTCAGCCTTAGACGAGCGAAACGAGGCCATCAAGCAGCGCGATTCAGCCGTGGCCACACGCGATTCAGCCATAAGGGAACGCGACAGCGCAATGGCAGCCCTCCGTTTCCACGAAAGCACATTGGGCAATGGAAACCCTAGAGGAACAAAACGCGCACACCCCATGTCAGAAGTCAGTTACAGAAATGCTACGAAACATCcgaagaaggaggaggaggataaGGAAAAGACAATTCTATCCAAGTCAACATCATCGAAGAAGGTGAAGAAAGTTGGGGAGGATTTGAACTCGAAAGCTGAGTTGGACGGTCAGGATCTAGGTTTGATTCATGAGGTCAGTTTTGACGAGTCAACCATGCCTTCTCCTGTTTGCTCTTGTACTGGAATTCCTCGACAGTGTTATAAAGGAGGGAATGGAGGTTGGCAGTCGGCTTGTTGCACGACCCACATGTCAGTTTATCCTTTACCACAAAGACCTAACAGGCGACATGCCCGAGTGGGGGGCAGGAAAATGAGTAGAAGTGTTTTTAACAGATTGCTTAGCCGCTTATCAGCTGAGGGACAAGACTTGTCTTTGGCTGTCGATCTGAAGGATTATTGGGCTAAAcacg GACATGCGGTTAACATATATCGGTAG